Proteins from a single region of Sesamum indicum cultivar Zhongzhi No. 13 linkage group LG5, S_indicum_v1.0, whole genome shotgun sequence:
- the LOC105162479 gene encoding calcium load-activated calcium channel: MASALLSALRYSDSLTVVGISICTAVVCEAISWLLIYRTASYKSLKSTIDKASKKLETMKSTDSTSASSNLLKKSSKTKKMDRVETSLKESSRDLSMFKFKSGAVVALVLFMVFGLLNSLFEGKAVAKIPFVPIRLVQKMSHRGLPGDDMTDCSMAFLYLLCSISIRTNLQKFLGFSPPRGAAGAGLFPMPDPKSS; the protein is encoded by the coding sequence ATGGCGTCAGCCCTATTATCCGCCCTCAGATACTCCGACAGCCTCACTGTAGTTGGAATCTCAATCTGCACCGCCGTCGTCTGCGAAGCCATCTCATGGCTGCTCATCTACCGGACAGCCTCCTACAAATCCCTCAAGTCCACCATCGACAAAGCTTCCAAAAAGCTCGAGACTATGAAATCTACCGACTCCACCTCCGCCTCCTCAAACCTCCTcaaaaaatcatccaaaaccaaaaagatGGACCGCGTTGAGACCTCCTTGAAAGAATCGAGCCGCGATTTGTCCatgttcaaattcaaatcaggCGCCGTTGTTGCCTTAGTTTTGTTCATGGTATTCGGATTGTTAAACAGTTTGTTTGAAGGCAAGGCAGTCGCCAAAATTCCCTTTGTTCCCATAAGATTGGTGCAGAAGATGAGCCACAGGGGATTGCCGGGTGACGACATGACGGATTGCTCCATGGCCTTTCTGTACCTACTGTGTTCGATTAGCATAAGGACTAATTTGCAGAAGTTTCTAGGATTTTCGCCGCCTCGTGGGGCTGCTGGTGCTGGGTTATTCCCCATGCCGGATCCTAAGTCTAGTTGA
- the LOC105162480 gene encoding zinc finger protein 8, protein MDRTERETQDFMNVESFSQLPFIRRAPSLPKEKGAGGAIRLFGKEFGGYDETTIDDDSDSTDENKIAREGEVNKVISGDNTEISSRKFECHYCCRNFPTSQALGGHQNAHKRERQQAKRAHLQSVMAQYGGLVDHAHVYGLMNCSRLGSAPTTVPMAYNSWNSRSSSHGSHGSYNAHQTQPINGSPLALWRIPDAHNPSMAYNRDRPLPMHQQIPLFNSKDEMMKPLSSISSSPGSHQFRFGRETKADMHDHVSLDLHL, encoded by the coding sequence ATGGACAGGACTGAGAGAGAAACTCAGGACTTCATGAACGTTGAGTCCTTCTCTCAGCTGCCCTTTATCCGCCGTGCGCCTTCGCTGCCCAAAGAAAAGGGTGCCGGAGGAGCCATAAGGCTTTTCGGCAAAGAATTTGGTGGTTACGACGAAACCACCATAGACGACGACTCAGACTCCACTGATGAGAACAAGATTGCTCGAGAAGGAGAAGTGAATAAGGTAATCAGTGGTGATAACACAGAGATCAGCAGCCGGAAGTTCGAATGCCATTACTGCTGCAGAAACTTCCCTACTTCTCAAGCACTTGGAGGCCATCAAAACGCGCACAAGAGGGAACGACAACAAGCGAAACGAGCTCATTTGCAGTCGGTGATGGCGCAATATGGTGGTTTGGTCGATCATGCGCATGTTTATGGCCTAATGAACTGCAGCAGGCTCGGCTCAGCTCCGACGACGGTTCCTATGGCTTATAATTCTTGGAACAGCAGAAGCAGCTCCCATGGAAGCCATGGCTCTTACAATGCTCACCAGACACAGCCTATCAACGGGAGCCCCTTGGCTTTATGGCGAATCCCAGATGCTCATAATCCGTCGATGGCGTACAATCGCGACCGCCCGTTGCCAATGCATCAGCAAATCCCATTGTTTAACTCCAAGGATGAGATGATGAAGCCATTATCATCAATCAGTAGTAGCCCTGGTTCTCATCAGTTCAGGTTTGGGCGCGAGACGAAGGCTGACATGCATGATCATGTGAGTTTGGATTTACATCTTTGA